Below is a window of Desulfobacteraceae bacterium DNA.
GATCGTCATGTATTTCGTGTACCTGCCGACCACCATCGCGGCCAACACCGACGCGGTGCCGGGCTTCGAGGGCACCGTTTACTTCGAGTGGGCCATGTGGGACGCGCTTTACATCAGCTCGGTGTGGGCCCTGCTGGGCTCCATCCTGATCCTGGTGGTGGTCTCGCTGGCCACCCAGAAGGTGGACGCGCCCAAACCGCTGCGCGACATGAACGGCGACCTGCTGCCGGTGCGCAACTGGCGGGGGTTTGGTTTCAAAAAGGACAAGACGCCGGCTCCGGCCGCAGTGGAAGAGGGGGCGGCCTGATCCCGCCCCCTGCGGGGGTGTCGCTGCCGATTTTTCGGCCGACCACAAGGAGGACGAAGATGAACATTCTCGTGGGCTATGACGGGTCAAACGTCGCCAAGGATGCGATTGCCCTGGCCGAACAGCAGGCCAAGGCCTTCAACGCCAAGGTCTTCATCGTGGCGTCGATGGAGTTTGCGCCCCAGGTGGAACGGCACAAATACGAGGTCTTTCAGGAGGACCTCAAAGAGGCCAAGGCGCGCTTCGACGCCCTGGGCATCGACTGCCAGACCGAGGTGTCCGTCAAAAGCGACAATGCCGGCGAGGACCTGCTGCAGCACGCCCGGGATTTGAAGGCCGATCTGATCATCATCGGCGTCAAGCGGCGCTCCAAACTGGAGAAGCTCGTTTTCGGCTCCACCGCCCGCTACGTTATCATGGAAGCGCCTTGCCCGGTGCTGACGGTCAAGTAGCCGGGGCAGCCTGCCTGGCCCCTCTGCCAAAAAAAGCCCTTCGAATCTTGCCTGCGGCGCGGCAGCGAAGGGCTCTCCCATTTTTGGGCGGCGCCGGGCCCGGCCGGTTGTTCCTTCTGCGAAAAGCCCACATCGCCGGTGGGCTTCACGGCGGGGTTTCCCAATCGTAGCGGTTTTTAATCAACTCCAAGCGCATGGAGGTTTTCACGCCGGTGACGCCGTCGATGCGGGTGATGCGGTCCATCAGGGCCCGCAGTTCTTGCTGGGATTTGAAGCTGAACTCCAGGTCGAAATCCACCGCACCGGTCAGCCGGGCGATGTACCAGATCCCCTGCACCCCTTTGAGGGCCTCGGCCACCTGCTGCGCTTTTTGAATGTCCACGTGCAGCTTCAGGTTGCCGACGATACCGTAGCCCAGTTTGCTGCGGTTGCCCACCGCCACGATCTGGATGAAATCCTCCGCCAAGAGGCGCTTGAGACGTTTGCGAACGGTGGTTTCCGAAATGCCCAGCTGCTTGGCAATTTCCGTGTTGGGCAAGCGCCCGTCGGTTTTGAGAAGCTGGATGATGCGGGTGTCGGTCTCGTCGATGGGGGGTGACATAAACGCTCCTCACGGGGGTGGCATTCTGTGTGGTCTTTTACCGCTGCAGCCATGGGGGACCCGGTCGCCGGCAGAGGGCGTAGCGGGTCCATGGCAACTGGGTTTTTAACATAGGGCGGACGGTGAGGCAAACGAACAAGGGAAGATTTTACAAAAATGTAAACGAAATCGGTATTAATTTTTCAAAAAATTTTGCTGATTCGTTTTAAATCTATTGACAATCGAATCAAAATGACCTCTATCATAAACACCTCCGCCAACATGTCGCTAGCTGTTCCAGGCCTGCTGGCTCTCGGGGGGCGAGCCGATCGGGCCCGGGCGGGAAACGGCGATTGCCGCAGTGGCGCGTTGATCGGCAAGTCACCCGCCCCAGGAGAGGGCATACGGGCCCATGGACCGGATAGCCGTTGTGCAAGACTTCTGCTTCCCGGGCGCCAAGGCGGGCAATCTCGCCAAAGCCGGCCGCTGGGTGGCCGAGGCGGCCGGCCAGGGCGCTCAGCTGGTGCTTTTCCCGGAGCTTTATCTGACCGGCTTCGGATTCGAAGGCCCCACCGCCCCCGGGTTGGCCGAAAACCTGGACGGGGCGGCGATGGATTTCCTGAAAACCCTGGCACACCGTCACCGGCTGTGGATCCTGATGGGATTTCCGGAACGTGATCCCGTCTCCGGGCGCGTCTTCAATTCCCTGGTGTGCCTGACGGACCAGGGTGCGGTGGCCGGTTGCTATCGTAAAGTCCATCTTTTCGACCGGGAGCAGGCCGTTTTTGACCGCGGCGACGCGTCGGTGGTGATCGACACGCCCCTCGGGCGCGCGGGGCTGCTGATCTGCTACGACATCGAATTCCCGGAGTTGGCCCGCTGCCTGGCCCTTCAGGATGCCCGTCTGCTGTTGGTTGCCAGCGCCAATATGGTGCCCTGGTGCCCTCAGCAGGAAATTTTCGCCCGGGCGCGGGCCGCAGAAAATCAGGTTTTTCTGGCACTGGCCAACCGCGTCGGCCAGGAGGCAGGCTTCAGGTTTTGCGGCCGCAGCATCTGCGTGGATCCTTTGGGGCGGGTCACCGCCCGGGCCAACGCCAGAGGCCCCCAACTTTTGGTTGCTGAGTTGGCACCGGAGCACGGCCGGCCGCCTCAGGGGGCGGCGGTGGATTATTTGCGCGACCGGCGACCCGAAGTCTACGCCGCCTTGTCGGTGGCCTTGCAAACGAGACGGCTGACTGCCATCGCTTCCGGCAGCCCCGCGGCGGACTTTGTGGCCGCCACGGAAACCCAGACATCGAGATCACAAACGGAGGAGGGTGAAACATGAGGTGTAAAGCGCTGTGGACGGTGTTCGGGATGACCCTGGTGTTGTCTTGCTGTTTAGCTGTGGCCGCGGCCCAGACCCCGATTCTGGTCGGCGCGCCGCTGCCGCTGACCGGCCCCTACGCCAGTGACGGCGAGCAGATGAAGATGGCGCTGGAAATGGCGGTGGCCGAAAAGAACGCCGCCGGCGGCCTGTTGGACCGGCCGTTGGAACTCAGGTTCGGGGATGTGGGCGGTTTGGAGGCGGAAAAGATCAAGGCCGTGGGAGAGCGGCTGGTGGGCGCGGGGGTCGATGTGGTCATCACCGGTTATGATGACGGCGGGGTGGACACCAAAGTTTTCGGCCAGTACGACATCCCTTACCTGCACGGCAACGCCATGACCCTCTGCACCGAGCCGGTGGCACGGGAACCCGAAAAGTACTGGAACTGCTTC
It encodes the following:
- a CDS encoding Lrp/AsnC family transcriptional regulator — its product is MSPPIDETDTRIIQLLKTDGRLPNTEIAKQLGISETTVRKRLKRLLAEDFIQIVAVGNRSKLGYGIVGNLKLHVDIQKAQQVAEALKGVQGIWYIARLTGAVDFDLEFSFKSQQELRALMDRITRIDGVTGVKTSMRLELIKNRYDWETPP
- a CDS encoding universal stress protein, coding for MNILVGYDGSNVAKDAIALAEQQAKAFNAKVFIVASMEFAPQVERHKYEVFQEDLKEAKARFDALGIDCQTEVSVKSDNAGEDLLQHARDLKADLIIIGVKRRSKLEKLVFGSTARYVIMEAPCPVLTVK